One region of Streptomyces subrutilus genomic DNA includes:
- a CDS encoding phospholipase has translation MRRRAVRRTVPALAPAAAAAVLALASAASAAPGVPADKPQVLSRWTQADSASYGAWAAARGNQAAWAAYGFDWSTDHCTGSPDNPFGFPFRWACARHDFGYRNHRAAGLYPAAKSRLDEAFHADMKRVCALYAGARRASCDSTAWLYYQAVRVVEIS, from the coding sequence ATGCGCCGCCGTGCCGTCCGCCGTACCGTCCCCGCTCTCGCCCCGGCGGCCGCGGCCGCGGTGCTCGCCCTCGCGTCGGCCGCCTCGGCCGCCCCCGGGGTCCCCGCCGACAAGCCGCAGGTGCTGAGCCGTTGGACGCAGGCCGACTCCGCCAGCTACGGGGCGTGGGCCGCAGCGCGCGGGAACCAGGCCGCCTGGGCCGCGTACGGCTTCGACTGGTCGACGGACCACTGCACCGGCTCCCCGGACAACCCCTTCGGCTTCCCCTTCCGATGGGCCTGCGCACGCCACGACTTCGGCTACCGCAACCATCGGGCGGCGGGTCTGTACCCGGCCGCCAAGTCCCGCCTCGACGAGGCCTTCCACGCGGACATGAAGAGGGTCTGCGCCCTGTACGCGGGCGCCCGCCGCGCCTCCTGCGACAGCACCGCGTGGTTGTACTACCAGGCCGTCAGGGTCGTGGAGATCTCCTAG
- a CDS encoding alpha/beta fold hydrolase yields MRSAAVTAEGDRIRWVELPGEEPVRVYVHGLGASSPGYFAASAVHPLLAGRRSLLVDLLGHGYSDRPEEFSYTLEAHADALAAALTEAGVRGAEFIAHSMGGSVAVVLAGRHPYLVSRLVLVDANLDPLTPAPGAAGSSGIAAYGEEEFLAGGWARVRDRAGAHWWATMRLAGRTALYRSAVHLAAGTAPTVREQLLALKVPSSFLLPAADGPLAGAEALEAAGVRVVSVPDCGHNIMLDNPEGFARAAATALTGWRGRQ; encoded by the coding sequence GTGCGGAGCGCTGCCGTCACGGCGGAGGGCGACCGGATCCGCTGGGTGGAACTGCCGGGGGAGGAGCCGGTCCGCGTGTATGTGCACGGCCTCGGGGCCAGTTCGCCCGGCTACTTCGCGGCGAGCGCCGTCCATCCGCTGCTCGCCGGCCGCCGTTCGCTGCTGGTGGACCTGCTGGGCCACGGGTACAGCGACCGGCCCGAGGAGTTCTCCTACACCCTCGAGGCGCACGCCGACGCGCTGGCCGCGGCCCTCACCGAGGCCGGGGTGCGGGGCGCCGAGTTCATCGCGCACAGCATGGGCGGGTCCGTCGCCGTCGTGCTCGCCGGCCGGCACCCGTACCTGGTGTCCCGACTGGTGCTCGTCGACGCCAACCTGGATCCGCTCACGCCCGCCCCCGGTGCGGCCGGCAGCAGCGGGATCGCCGCCTACGGCGAGGAGGAGTTCCTGGCGGGCGGCTGGGCGCGGGTGCGCGACCGGGCCGGCGCGCACTGGTGGGCGACCATGCGGCTGGCCGGCCGGACCGCCCTGTACCGCAGTGCCGTGCACCTGGCCGCGGGGACGGCACCGACCGTGCGCGAGCAGCTGCTGGCACTGAAGGTTCCGAGCAGCTTCCTGCTGCCCGCGGCGGACGGCCCGCTCGCGGGCGCCGAAGCCCTGGAAGCGGCGGGGGTCCGCGTGGTGTCCGTACCCGACTGCGGGCACAACATCATGCTGGACAACCCGGAGGGCTTCGCCCGGGCCGCCGCGACGGCCCTGACCGGGTGGCGCGGCCGGCAGTAA
- a CDS encoding SHOCT domain-containing protein has translation MDDYPLLNLFWTMLWLFVWVMWFFLLFKVVTDIFRDHSLNGWERAAWLVLVLLLPYIGVFIYLIFRGRSMGEREVKQVKEQEAAFQQYVRKAAGPSASPVDELHKLSALKDKGDISQEEFDRAKQKLLV, from the coding sequence ATGGACGATTACCCGCTGCTGAATCTGTTCTGGACGATGCTGTGGCTGTTCGTATGGGTGATGTGGTTCTTCCTGCTGTTCAAGGTGGTGACGGACATCTTCCGCGACCACAGCCTGAACGGCTGGGAGAGGGCGGCCTGGCTGGTCCTGGTCCTCCTGCTGCCCTACATCGGCGTGTTCATCTACCTCATCTTCCGCGGCCGCAGCATGGGCGAGCGCGAGGTGAAACAGGTGAAGGAACAGGAAGCGGCCTTCCAGCAGTACGTCCGCAAGGCGGCGGGCCCGTCCGCGAGTCCGGTCGACGAACTCCACAAGCTCTCGGCCCTGAAGGACAAGGGCGACATCAGCCAGGAGGAGTTCGACCGCGCGAAGCAGAAGCTCCTGGTCTGA